The Sporanaerobacter acetigenes DSM 13106 genome includes a window with the following:
- the rplS gene encoding 50S ribosomal protein L19, whose product MDIIKMIEDEQIKKDIPEFNVGDTVQVHYKVKEGTRERIQVFEGTVIKRQGGGARETFTVRRLSYGVGVERTFPLHSPRIEKLVVTRKGKVRRAKLYYLRGRQGKAAKVKEKTNY is encoded by the coding sequence ATGGATATTATTAAAATGATTGAAGATGAACAAATCAAGAAAGACATACCCGAATTTAACGTAGGTGATACAGTTCAAGTTCACTACAAGGTCAAAGAAGGAACACGTGAGAGAATTCAGGTATTTGAAGGAACTGTTATAAAAAGACAAGGTGGAGGCGCTAGAGAAACTTTCACAGTTAGAAGGCTTTCTTATGGTGTTGGAGTAGAAAGAACATTTCCTCTACATTCTCCAAGAATTGAAAAGCTTGTTGTAACAAGAAAAGGTAAAGTAAGAAGAGCAAAATTGTATTATTTAAGAGGAAGACAAGGAAAAGCAGCTAAAGTTAAAGAGAAGACAAACTATTAA